The Sphingomonas sp. KR3-1 genome contains a region encoding:
- a CDS encoding tRNA (guanine(46)-N(7))-methyltransferase TrmB, translating to MSDPVSIRRLYGRRQGHKLRQGQSELVEALLPEVSVPESGPLDSQILFGDERPLEFEIGFGAGEHLAGQAAARPDTGFIGCEPFLNGVVGALGHIRDGELTNVRLHMGDALEVLERLPDASLDRLYLLHPDPWRKARHAKRRMVNHGPMDIIAAKLKPGCEFRLGTDHPVYVRWAMMIMNQRRDFEWQAKTAQDFLTRPDDWPETRYERKARRLGHEVWYFRYLRV from the coding sequence GTGTCCGATCCCGTTTCCATCCGCCGCCTCTATGGCCGCCGCCAGGGCCACAAGCTCCGCCAGGGCCAGTCCGAGCTCGTCGAAGCATTGCTGCCCGAGGTGAGCGTCCCCGAATCGGGCCCGCTCGATTCGCAGATCCTCTTCGGTGACGAGCGCCCCCTAGAATTCGAGATCGGCTTCGGCGCGGGCGAGCATCTCGCCGGCCAGGCCGCGGCGCGCCCCGATACCGGCTTCATCGGCTGCGAGCCCTTCCTCAACGGCGTGGTCGGCGCGCTCGGCCATATCCGCGACGGCGAGCTGACCAATGTCCGCCTGCACATGGGCGACGCGCTGGAGGTGCTCGAGCGGCTGCCCGATGCCAGTCTCGACCGACTCTACCTCCTTCACCCCGATCCCTGGCGCAAGGCGCGCCACGCCAAGCGGCGCATGGTCAATCACGGCCCGATGGACATCATCGCCGCCAAGCTGAAGCCGGGCTGCGAGTTCCGTCTCGGCACCGATCATCCGGTCTATGTCCGCTGGGCGATGATGATCATGAACCAGCGCCGCGACTTCGAATGGCAGGCGAAGACCGCGCAGGATTTCCTCACCCGCCCCGACGACTGGCCGGAGACGCGCTACGAGCGCAAGGCGCGGCGGCTGGGCCATGAGGTCTGGTATTTCCGTTATCTGAGAGTCTGA
- a CDS encoding Crp/Fnr family transcriptional regulator: MLAAQTCSDCAVRDSALCASLNDKELGALNALGQHRHLQRGQALIWAGEESLVCANLISGVLKLSATTPDGREQVVGLLYPADFVGRPWAELADFTVTALGDAELCVFPRQPFERVLEDHAKMERLLLQRTMAALDEARARMLTLARLSAREKVAGLLLDLADRAQGCRATALGPVTFDLPLTRGEMAEVLGLTIETVSRQLTKLKTEGAINLMGARGITLRDRAKLEAA, translated from the coding sequence ATGCTGGCTGCCCAGACCTGCTCCGACTGCGCCGTGCGCGACAGCGCGCTTTGCGCCAGCCTCAACGACAAGGAACTCGGCGCGCTCAACGCGCTCGGCCAGCATCGCCACCTCCAGCGCGGCCAGGCGCTGATATGGGCGGGCGAGGAAAGCCTGGTGTGCGCCAACCTGATCTCCGGCGTGCTCAAGCTGAGCGCGACCACGCCCGATGGCCGCGAGCAGGTCGTCGGCCTGCTCTACCCCGCCGATTTCGTCGGCCGCCCCTGGGCGGAGCTGGCCGACTTCACCGTGACCGCGCTGGGCGATGCCGAGCTCTGCGTCTTCCCGCGCCAGCCCTTCGAGCGCGTGCTCGAGGATCATGCGAAGATGGAGCGGCTGCTCCTCCAGCGCACGATGGCGGCGCTCGACGAGGCGCGCGCGCGGATGCTCACCCTCGCCCGGCTGTCGGCGCGCGAGAAGGTCGCCGGGCTGCTGCTCGACCTTGCCGACCGCGCCCAGGGCTGCCGCGCCACCGCACTCGGCCCGGTGACCTTCGACCTGCCGCTCACCCGCGGCGAGATGGCCGAAGTACTGGGACTGACGATCGAGACGGTCAGCCGCCAGCTCACCAAGCTCAAGACCGAGGGCGCGATCAACCTGATGGGCGCACGCGGGATCACGCTACGGGACCGCGCGAAGCTCGAGGCGGCGTAA
- a CDS encoding GFA family protein, with amino-acid sequence MHITGSCHCGAIRYEAEADPARTALCHCNDCQQLSGAPWRASVRVDAADFRVSGEPRVYVKAAESGTRRGQAFCGECGSGLYAFTVDDPQVYAVRLGGVDQRAALPPRSQIWCDAALPWASDISALPASPRQ; translated from the coding sequence ATGCACATCACCGGAAGCTGCCACTGCGGTGCGATCCGCTACGAGGCCGAGGCGGATCCCGCCCGCACCGCGCTCTGCCATTGCAACGATTGCCAGCAGTTGAGCGGCGCGCCGTGGCGGGCATCGGTGCGCGTCGATGCGGCGGACTTCCGCGTGTCCGGCGAACCCAGGGTCTATGTGAAGGCCGCCGAGAGCGGCACAAGGCGCGGCCAGGCCTTTTGCGGCGAATGCGGCTCGGGCCTCTACGCCTTCACCGTCGATGATCCGCAGGTTTATGCGGTCCGCCTCGGCGGCGTCGACCAGCGCGCCGCGCTGCCGCCGCGCAGCCAGATCTGGTGCGACGCCGCGCTCCCCTGGGCGAGCGACATCAGCGCGCTTCCGGCGTCGCCAAGGCAATAG
- a CDS encoding aminotransferase class V-fold PLP-dependent enzyme translates to MESLKARRGVEVIRIAMPLPATHQAVIDAYARALQAHPNLRMALLTQVSHRTGLVLPVAEIAAMAKLYDIDVIVDAAHGVGQIDYRLPDLEAAFIGINLHKWIGAPLGVGAVVIRDGQLADIDVDPAEPGADPQDIRSRVHTGTPDYAAQLAVPAALDFQESIGLAAKQARLRALRDRWVGPARAMPGVEILVPDEPGSYGAITSFRLKGQTSHEANVALAKRLLEAHGIFTVHRDGLASGSCVRVTPALATTMEEVDRLVAALRTIAG, encoded by the coding sequence ATGGAGTCGCTCAAGGCCCGGCGCGGGGTGGAGGTGATCCGGATCGCGATGCCGCTCCCTGCGACGCATCAGGCAGTGATCGACGCCTATGCCCGCGCCCTCCAGGCGCATCCGAACCTGCGCATGGCGCTGCTCACCCAGGTCAGCCACCGCACCGGCCTGGTGCTGCCGGTCGCCGAGATCGCGGCGATGGCGAAGCTCTACGATATCGACGTCATCGTCGATGCCGCGCACGGCGTCGGCCAGATCGACTATCGCCTGCCCGATCTCGAGGCGGCGTTCATCGGCATCAACTTGCACAAATGGATCGGCGCGCCGCTCGGTGTCGGCGCGGTCGTGATCCGCGACGGGCAGCTCGCGGATATCGACGTCGACCCCGCCGAGCCCGGCGCCGATCCGCAGGATATTCGCTCGCGCGTGCATACCGGCACTCCCGACTATGCCGCGCAGCTCGCGGTGCCGGCGGCGCTCGACTTCCAGGAGAGCATCGGCCTCGCCGCCAAGCAGGCCCGGCTGCGGGCATTGCGCGACCGCTGGGTCGGCCCGGCGCGCGCGATGCCCGGCGTCGAGATCCTCGTGCCCGACGAGCCCGGCAGCTACGGCGCGATCACCTCGTTCCGGCTGAAGGGGCAGACCAGCCACGAAGCCAATGTCGCGCTGGCGAAGCGGCTGCTGGAAGCGCACGGCATCTTCACCGTCCACCGTGACGGGCTGGCTTCGGGCAGCTGCGTGCGGGTGACGCCGGCACTGGCGACGACGATGGAGGAGGTCGATCGGCTGGTTGCGGCGCTGCGGACGATCGCCGGTTAG
- the xth gene encoding exodeoxyribonuclease III, whose translation MKIATYNVNGINGRLPVLLRWLEAARPDAVCLQELKAPQEKFPEGAIRDAGYGAVWHGQKSWNGVAILARGCDPVETHRGLPGDPEDVQSRYIEAAVNGVLIGGLYLPNGNPKPGPKFDYKLKWMARFALRAAALVGLDEAVVLAGDYNVMPTDLDVYKPERWVDDALFAPEARAAYFKLLDQGWTDALRHLHPGETIYTFWDYFRNAYARNAGLRIDHLLLNAPAAKRLKAAEVDREVRGWEKTSDHAPVWVELSE comes from the coding sequence GTGAAGATCGCCACCTACAACGTCAACGGCATCAACGGCCGCCTGCCCGTCCTGCTGCGCTGGCTCGAAGCAGCGCGGCCCGATGCGGTGTGCCTGCAGGAGCTGAAGGCGCCGCAGGAGAAATTCCCCGAAGGCGCGATCCGCGACGCCGGCTATGGCGCGGTGTGGCATGGGCAGAAGAGCTGGAACGGCGTCGCGATCCTGGCGCGGGGCTGCGATCCGGTGGAGACGCATCGCGGGCTGCCCGGCGATCCCGAGGATGTGCAGAGCCGCTATATCGAGGCGGCGGTGAACGGCGTGCTGATCGGCGGGCTGTACCTGCCCAACGGCAATCCGAAGCCCGGGCCGAAGTTCGACTACAAGCTCAAATGGATGGCGCGGTTCGCGCTGCGCGCCGCCGCGCTGGTCGGGCTCGACGAGGCGGTGGTGCTGGCGGGCGACTATAATGTGATGCCGACCGATCTCGACGTCTACAAACCCGAGCGCTGGGTCGACGACGCGCTGTTCGCCCCCGAGGCGCGTGCGGCGTATTTCAAGCTGCTCGACCAGGGCTGGACCGATGCGCTGCGCCACCTCCACCCCGGCGAGACGATCTACACCTTCTGGGACTATTTCCGGAACGCCTATGCGCGGAACGCCGGCCTCAGGATCGACCATCTGCTGCTCAACGCGCCGGCGGCGAAGCGGCTGAAGGCGGCGGAGGTCGACCGCGAGGTGCGCGGCTGGGAGAAGACCAGCGACCATGCGCCGGTATGGGTGGAGCTTTCCGAGTAA
- a CDS encoding EAL domain-containing protein yields the protein MHPDAASNAPGLTLAFQPMIATATGMPFAWQAVATAQGRSFSQIAAALAPAERPALEMARISGAIAGAVNAGLLDGEALLAIPVGAAGGAPEPLLAHLFRTAIEHRVALDRIVVEINADERGDLARVAGLAQACVERGIAIAFDSFAVGPLAVRLLGRFTPRFVKLDSGLVRNISDSSSRRVIVEGVLRLARNMDVTLIANGIVRREDLAMLGTMGIRHMQGDWIAPALAHPLPPAHIARREPRINVPQHRRLAAHQRAATSRPAASAALAQAL from the coding sequence ATGCACCCCGACGCCGCTTCGAACGCTCCTGGCCTGACCCTCGCCTTCCAGCCGATGATCGCCACCGCCACCGGCATGCCGTTCGCCTGGCAGGCAGTCGCCACCGCGCAGGGCCGCAGCTTCTCGCAGATCGCCGCGGCGCTGGCGCCGGCAGAGCGTCCCGCGCTCGAAATGGCGCGGATCAGCGGCGCGATCGCCGGGGCGGTCAATGCCGGGCTGCTCGACGGCGAGGCGCTGCTCGCCATCCCCGTCGGCGCCGCCGGCGGCGCGCCCGAGCCGCTGCTTGCGCACCTCTTTCGCACCGCGATCGAGCACCGCGTCGCGCTCGACCGCATCGTCGTCGAGATCAATGCCGACGAGCGCGGCGATCTCGCCCGCGTCGCCGGGCTTGCCCAGGCCTGTGTCGAGCGCGGCATCGCCATCGCGTTCGACAGCTTCGCCGTCGGCCCGCTCGCCGTCCGCCTGCTCGGCCGCTTCACCCCGCGCTTCGTCAAGCTCGACTCGGGGCTGGTCCGCAACATCTCCGACAGCAGCTCGCGCCGGGTGATCGTCGAGGGCGTGCTGCGCCTGGCCCGCAACATGGACGTGACGCTGATCGCCAACGGCATCGTCCGCCGCGAGGATCTCGCGATGCTCGGCACGATGGGCATTCGTCACATGCAGGGCGACTGGATCGCGCCGGCACTGGCGCACCCGCTGCCGCCCGCGCACATCGCCCGCCGCGAGCCGCGCATCAATGTCCCCCAGCACCGCCGCCTCGCCGCGCACCAGCGCGCCGCCACCAGCCGCCCCGCAGCCTCTGCGGCGCTCGCCCAGGCACTCTAA
- a CDS encoding EAL domain-containing protein, translating to MTVPETAATPASGAGLGIAFQPIAQIAGGRIHAYEAMVLRDNQPAAHEFDQLSAEQRCDVDRRCAVAAIRWAATAGFANSGGRLAIPLSAPAIGDPAEHIAPALLTARQYGIVAERLVFTLHHYQAITNSQLADIMHVFGKLGPVVAFHGIGPNESGLAACGKFAPHAVTIEPELVTSIASSWSRRIAIEDLVRRMQALGLRIVAAGVDNEPVYERIRAFGVPLVQGSYVGVPATGVLPQAAMRNAA from the coding sequence ATGACAGTTCCGGAAACGGCGGCGACGCCGGCTTCGGGTGCGGGGCTCGGGATTGCGTTCCAGCCGATCGCGCAGATCGCCGGTGGGCGGATCCACGCCTATGAGGCGATGGTGTTGCGCGACAACCAGCCGGCAGCGCACGAGTTCGACCAGCTTTCCGCCGAGCAGCGCTGCGACGTCGATCGCCGCTGCGCCGTCGCCGCGATCCGCTGGGCCGCGACCGCCGGCTTCGCCAATTCGGGCGGCCGCCTCGCGATCCCGCTGAGCGCGCCCGCGATCGGTGACCCGGCCGAGCATATCGCGCCCGCGCTGCTCACTGCGCGCCAATATGGCATCGTCGCCGAGCGGCTGGTGTTCACGCTCCACCATTACCAGGCGATCACCAATTCGCAGCTTGCCGACATCATGCATGTCTTCGGCAAGCTCGGCCCGGTCGTCGCCTTCCACGGCATCGGTCCCAATGAATCCGGCCTCGCCGCCTGCGGCAAGTTTGCGCCGCACGCCGTGACGATCGAGCCCGAGCTGGTCACCAGCATCGCCTCGAGCTGGTCGCGCCGCATCGCGATCGAGGATCTGGTGCGCCGGATGCAGGCGCTGGGCCTGCGCATCGTCGCCGCGGGCGTCGACAACGAGCCGGTGTATGAACGCATCCGCGCGTTCGGCGTGCCGCTGGTCCAGGGCAGCTATGTCGGCGTGCCCGCCACCGGGGTGCTGCCCCAGGCGGCCATGCGCAACGCCGCTTGA
- the aguB gene encoding N-carbamoylputrescine amidase: MTEITVAALQLAFSDNIDANIANVSRLVREAASRGAQVVLPPELFEGEYFCRVEDEGLFANAAPTAEHKSVRAMQELARELKIHIPTSFFELDGHHYYNSLAMIDPDGKIAGVYRKSHIPDGPGYEEKFYFRPGNTGFKVWNGPDKATLGVGVCWDQWYPETARAMMLMGADILFYPTAIGSEPHDDSLDTARLWRRAMVGHAVSNVVPVVAANRVGTEHGQTFYGTSFITDERGDIRAELGREEEGVITATLDLTLAKRHRAAFGFFRDRRPELYGRLVQDI, from the coding sequence ATGACCGAGATCACCGTCGCCGCCCTGCAGCTCGCCTTTTCCGACAATATCGACGCGAACATCGCGAACGTGTCGCGGCTCGTCCGCGAGGCGGCGTCGCGCGGTGCGCAGGTCGTGCTGCCGCCCGAATTGTTCGAAGGCGAATATTTCTGCCGGGTCGAGGACGAGGGCCTGTTCGCCAACGCCGCGCCCACCGCCGAGCACAAGTCGGTGCGCGCGATGCAGGAGCTGGCGCGCGAGCTGAAGATCCATATCCCGACCAGCTTCTTCGAGCTCGACGGCCATCATTATTACAACAGCCTCGCGATGATCGATCCGGACGGCAAGATCGCCGGCGTCTATCGCAAGAGCCACATCCCCGATGGCCCGGGCTATGAGGAGAAATTCTATTTCCGCCCCGGCAACACCGGCTTCAAGGTGTGGAACGGGCCGGACAAGGCGACGCTCGGCGTCGGCGTGTGCTGGGATCAATGGTATCCCGAGACCGCCCGCGCGATGATGCTGATGGGCGCCGACATCCTGTTCTACCCCACTGCGATCGGCAGCGAGCCGCATGACGACAGCCTCGATACCGCGCGCCTCTGGCGCCGGGCGATGGTGGGGCATGCGGTGTCGAACGTCGTGCCGGTGGTCGCCGCCAACCGCGTCGGCACCGAGCATGGCCAGACCTTCTACGGCACCAGCTTCATCACCGACGAGCGCGGCGACATCCGCGCCGAGCTCGGCCGCGAGGAAGAGGGCGTGATCACCGCCACGCTCGACCTCACCCTCGCCAAGCGCCACCGCGCCGCCTTCGGCTTCTTCCGCGACCGCCGGCCCGAGCTGTACGGGCGGCTGGTGCAGGATATCTGA
- a CDS encoding aminotransferase class V-fold PLP-dependent enzyme, which yields MDRRTLLGAAAAIPVAPALATASEDDWAKIAAQYDVTRKTVQLEHGNWGMMAKPVLAAYRAHVERVNRDTSFYARREMPGEIEAIRARVAATLGVATGELAFTRNATEAMRALILGYNKLRPGDAVLYADLTMIQCRPAWSRSRPGAGWR from the coding sequence ATGGACCGCAGGACGTTGCTCGGCGCCGCCGCCGCGATCCCCGTCGCCCCCGCCCTTGCCACCGCCTCCGAAGACGATTGGGCGAAGATCGCCGCCCAGTATGACGTCACCCGCAAGACCGTGCAGCTCGAGCATGGCAATTGGGGGATGATGGCGAAGCCGGTGCTCGCCGCCTATCGCGCCCATGTCGAGCGGGTGAACCGCGACACCAGCTTCTATGCAAGGCGCGAGATGCCCGGCGAGATCGAAGCGATCCGCGCCCGCGTCGCCGCGACACTGGGCGTCGCCACCGGCGAACTCGCCTTCACCCGCAACGCCACCGAGGCGATGCGCGCGCTGATCCTCGGCTACAACAAGCTGCGCCCCGGCGACGCGGTGCTTTACGCCGATCTGACTATGATTCAATGCAGGCCTGCATGGAGTCGCTCAAGGCCCGGCGCGGGGTGGAGGTGA
- the lnt gene encoding apolipoprotein N-acyltransferase — protein MLSRPLLVALAAGFLSATGFAPLDWWPVTLACLAVLLHLAWHAPRLKSVLLRGWLFGLGHFTLGNNWIQHAFDYQDKMPPVLGYFAVVLVAIYLAIYPAIAMGLAWRFARIVKARWNEPDIAFVLAASAAWIGSEYLRATLFTGYPWNPMGVIWVPTPIAQLAAFLGTYALSGLTLFVAGALYLASQHQYRVPLATAALLLVAGVALNPGRPVEDPARPHVRVVQPNIGQDGVDAPDYPARVLAKLAEWSGQPGAVKRLVVWPEGMVNYFVEDGYPRQYYRDGDPRWVRGRIGGLLGPGDRAMIGGNALFFEGETLKGAGNSVWTVDPAGMLGERYDKGHLVPYGEYLPMRTILAPLGLARLVMGEIDFLPGPGPRTLEVQGFGKAGVAICYEIIFSGQIVDKAHRPDFLFNPSNDAWFGSWGPVQHLAQARLRAIEEGLPILRATPTGISAIIDAHGALIGIVPAGQEGAVEAPLPAPLPPTLFARAGNWLALLAALASVVLAIAFRRWAR, from the coding sequence ATGCTGTCCCGCCCCTTGCTCGTCGCGCTCGCCGCCGGCTTCCTCTCCGCCACCGGATTCGCCCCGCTCGACTGGTGGCCGGTGACCCTGGCCTGCCTGGCGGTGCTGCTGCACCTGGCCTGGCACGCGCCCCGCCTCAAATCGGTGCTGTTGCGCGGCTGGCTGTTCGGCCTGGGCCATTTCACGCTGGGCAACAACTGGATCCAGCACGCCTTCGACTATCAGGACAAGATGCCGCCGGTGCTCGGCTATTTCGCCGTGGTGCTGGTCGCGATCTACCTGGCGATCTACCCGGCGATCGCGATGGGCCTGGCCTGGCGCTTCGCCCGCATCGTCAAGGCGCGGTGGAACGAGCCGGACATCGCCTTCGTCCTCGCCGCCTCGGCCGCCTGGATCGGCAGCGAATATCTGCGCGCGACGCTGTTCACCGGCTATCCGTGGAACCCGATGGGAGTGATCTGGGTGCCGACGCCGATCGCCCAGCTCGCCGCCTTCCTCGGCACCTATGCGCTGTCGGGGCTCACGCTGTTCGTGGCCGGCGCGCTCTATCTCGCCAGCCAGCACCAATATCGCGTGCCGCTCGCCACTGCGGCGCTGCTGCTCGTCGCCGGCGTCGCGCTCAACCCGGGCCGTCCGGTCGAGGACCCGGCGCGCCCGCATGTCCGCGTCGTCCAGCCCAATATCGGCCAGGACGGGGTCGATGCGCCCGACTATCCCGCCCGCGTCCTCGCCAAGCTCGCCGAATGGAGCGGCCAGCCAGGCGCGGTGAAGCGGCTGGTGGTGTGGCCCGAGGGCATGGTCAACTATTTCGTCGAGGACGGCTATCCGCGCCAATATTACCGCGACGGCGATCCGCGCTGGGTGCGCGGGCGGATCGGCGGGCTGCTCGGCCCGGGTGACCGCGCGATGATCGGCGGCAATGCGCTGTTCTTCGAGGGCGAGACGCTGAAGGGCGCCGGCAATTCGGTGTGGACGGTCGATCCTGCGGGCATGCTCGGCGAGCGCTACGACAAGGGGCATCTGGTGCCGTACGGCGAATATCTGCCGATGCGGACGATCCTGGCACCGCTCGGGCTGGCGCGGCTGGTGATGGGCGAGATCGACTTCCTGCCCGGCCCCGGCCCGCGCACGCTGGAAGTGCAAGGCTTCGGCAAGGCGGGCGTGGCGATCTGCTACGAGATCATCTTCTCCGGCCAGATCGTCGACAAGGCGCATCGGCCGGACTTCCTGTTCAATCCTTCGAACGATGCCTGGTTCGGCAGCTGGGGCCCGGTGCAGCATCTGGCGCAGGCGCGGCTCCGCGCGATCGAGGAGGGGCTGCCGATCCTGCGTGCCACGCCCACCGGCATCTCGGCGATCATCGACGCGCATGGCGCGCTGATCGGCATCGTGCCGGCGGGGCAGGAGGGCGCGGTCGAGGCGCCGCTGCCCGCGCCGTTGCCGCCGACGCTGTTCGCGCGGGCTGGCAACTGGCTGGCGCTGCTCGCGGCACTTGCCTCCGTAGTCTTGGCAATTGCCTTCCGCCGCTGGGCCCGCTAG
- a CDS encoding sulfite oxidase-like oxidoreductase: MDDPDLPEDSKLTRSKQQWAAQGKFLTGVHTRPEEERLPPGQHLTAKWPVLDLGRQPDIARERWQLEVTGMVARPLTLDWARLMALPQTRLRSDIHCVTSWSRYDNDWQGVLTRDLLAAVEPRDEAQAVMLHGYDGYTTNVLLSDFAVADAIVAHGWAGKPLARDHGGPARLVIPHLYFWKSAKWIRKIELIGADKPGFWEVNGYHMRGDPWAEQRYRDS; the protein is encoded by the coding sequence ATGGACGATCCCGACCTTCCCGAGGACAGCAAGCTCACCCGCTCGAAGCAGCAATGGGCGGCGCAGGGCAAGTTCCTGACCGGCGTGCACACGCGGCCCGAGGAAGAGCGGCTGCCGCCCGGCCAGCATCTCACTGCGAAATGGCCCGTCCTCGATCTCGGCCGCCAGCCCGACATCGCCCGCGAGCGCTGGCAGCTGGAAGTGACCGGCATGGTCGCGCGGCCGCTGACGCTCGACTGGGCCAGGCTTATGGCACTGCCGCAGACGCGCCTGCGGAGCGACATCCACTGCGTCACCAGCTGGTCGCGCTACGACAATGACTGGCAGGGCGTGCTCACGCGCGACCTGCTTGCCGCGGTCGAGCCGCGCGACGAGGCGCAGGCAGTGATGCTGCACGGCTATGACGGCTATACCACCAACGTGCTGCTCTCCGACTTCGCGGTGGCCGATGCGATCGTCGCGCATGGCTGGGCGGGCAAGCCGCTGGCGCGCGATCATGGCGGCCCGGCGCGGCTGGTGATCCCGCACCTCTATTTCTGGAAGAGCGCCAAGTGGATCCGCAAGATCGAGCTGATTGGCGCGGACAAGCCCGGCTTCTGGGAAGTCAACGGCTATCACATGCGCGGCGACCCCTGGGCCGAGCAGCGCTACCGCGATTCCTGA
- the metK gene encoding methionine adenosyltransferase produces the protein MRSNYLFTSESVSEGHPDKVADQISDAIVDLFLSKDPEARIACETLTTTQLVVLAGEIRGKGIMDTEGNWAPGVQDEVEQTVRDTVKRIGYEQDGFHWKTFRFENNLHPQSAHIAQGVDASGNKDEGAGDQGIMFGYAADDTPDLMPATLYYSHKILERMAADRHSGAAPFLEPDAKSQVTLRYEGSKPVAATAIVVSTQHGKGYDAGEKEAELHAYVKKVVADILPAALLSDETVYHINPTGSFEIGGPDGDAGVTGRKIIVDTYGGAAPHGGGAFSGKDPTKVDRSAAYITRYLAKNIVAAGLAQRVTIQLAYAIGVSKPLSLYVDTHGTGTVGDDKIEEAIAKIEKLGGLTPRGIRTHLQLNKPIYSKTAAYGHFGRKPEGDFFPWEKTDLVEDLKAALA, from the coding sequence ATGCGTTCCAACTATCTCTTCACGTCCGAATCGGTCTCGGAAGGCCATCCCGACAAGGTCGCCGACCAGATTTCCGACGCCATCGTCGATCTGTTCCTCTCGAAGGATCCCGAAGCCCGCATCGCCTGCGAGACGCTGACCACCACGCAGCTGGTCGTCCTCGCCGGCGAGATCCGCGGCAAGGGCATCATGGACACCGAAGGCAACTGGGCCCCGGGCGTGCAGGACGAAGTCGAGCAGACCGTCCGCGATACCGTCAAGCGCATCGGCTATGAGCAGGACGGCTTCCACTGGAAGACCTTCCGCTTCGAGAACAACCTGCACCCGCAGTCCGCCCACATCGCCCAGGGCGTCGACGCCTCGGGCAACAAGGACGAGGGCGCGGGCGACCAGGGCATCATGTTCGGCTATGCCGCCGACGACACGCCCGACCTGATGCCGGCGACGCTCTACTACAGCCACAAGATCCTCGAGCGCATGGCCGCCGATCGCCATTCGGGCGCCGCGCCGTTCCTCGAGCCGGACGCCAAGAGCCAGGTCACGCTGCGCTACGAGGGCAGCAAGCCCGTCGCCGCGACCGCGATCGTCGTCTCGACCCAGCATGGCAAGGGCTATGACGCGGGCGAGAAAGAAGCCGAGCTCCATGCCTATGTGAAGAAGGTCGTTGCCGACATTCTTCCGGCGGCGCTGCTTTCGGACGAGACCGTCTACCACATCAACCCCACCGGCTCGTTCGAGATCGGTGGCCCCGACGGCGACGCAGGCGTCACCGGCCGCAAGATCATCGTCGACACGTACGGCGGTGCGGCTCCGCACGGCGGCGGCGCCTTCTCGGGCAAGGACCCGACCAAGGTCGATCGCTCGGCAGCGTACATCACCCGCTACCTCGCCAAGAACATCGTCGCCGCCGGCCTCGCCCAGCGCGTGACGATCCAGCTGGCCTATGCGATCGGCGTGTCGAAGCCGCTGTCGCTCTATGTCGACACGCACGGCACCGGCACGGTGGGCGACGACAAGATCGAGGAAGCGATCGCCAAGATCGAGAAGCTGGGCGGCCTGACCCCGCGCGGCATCCGCACGCATCTGCAGCTCAACAAGCCGATCTACAGCAAGACCGCGGCGTATGGCCATTTCGGCCGCAAGCCCGAGGGCGACTTCTTCCCCTGGGAGAAGACCGACCTGGTCGAGGATCTGAAGGCCGCTCTGGCCTGA
- a CDS encoding uracil-DNA glycosylase, whose protein sequence is MPEPSRDCPLCPRLVALRTQLRVEQPDWWNAPVPALGDLGAPIAIVGLAPGKHGANRTGRAFTGDASGELLFATLEKFGLAEGGEPRGVVILNAVRCLPPENKPEPAEIHACRPFLAAELKAPVVLALGQIAHQSAVKAMGGKLPKHRFAHGAEHRMHCGQWLVDSYHCSRYNQNTGRLTPEMLEAVVARAIALATPEAR, encoded by the coding sequence ATGCCCGAGCCAAGCCGCGATTGCCCCCTCTGCCCGCGCCTCGTCGCGCTGCGCACCCAGTTGCGCGTCGAGCAGCCCGACTGGTGGAACGCGCCGGTGCCGGCGCTCGGCGACCTTGGTGCGCCAATCGCGATCGTCGGGCTCGCGCCCGGCAAGCACGGCGCCAATCGCACCGGCCGCGCCTTTACCGGCGATGCCTCGGGCGAGCTGCTGTTCGCGACGCTCGAGAAGTTCGGGCTGGCCGAGGGCGGCGAGCCCAGGGGCGTGGTGATCCTCAACGCGGTGCGCTGCCTGCCGCCCGAGAACAAGCCCGAGCCGGCCGAGATCCACGCCTGCCGCCCGTTCCTCGCCGCCGAGCTCAAGGCGCCGGTAGTGCTCGCGCTCGGCCAGATCGCGCACCAGTCGGCGGTCAAGGCGATGGGCGGCAAGCTCCCCAAGCACCGCTTCGCGCACGGCGCCGAGCATCGCATGCACTGCGGCCAATGGCTGGTCGATAGCTATCACTGCTCGCGCTACAACCAGAATACCGGCCGGCTGACGCCCGAGATGCTCGAGGCGGTAGTGGCGCGGGCTATTGCCTTGGCGACGCCGGAAGCGCGCTGA